In Syngnathoides biaculeatus isolate LvHL_M chromosome 5, ASM1980259v1, whole genome shotgun sequence, the following are encoded in one genomic region:
- the LOC133500989 gene encoding transmembrane protein 107-like isoform X2, translated as MSAISSLIPARFLTIIAHLVIVITIFWTREYNVKACLPLEFTQEQYNSEDLKLVVALSVTLVLFVIELAGFFSGVSMFNGSQGLLSTGAHASGSVALLFFLFEQWDCAIYWWIVAFCSALPALMEIVLFIGVFGLSKKPL; from the exons ATGTCGGCCATCAGCAGTCTTATTCCTGCACGGTTCCTGACCATCATTGCCCATCTTGTTATTGTCATCACCATCTTTTGGACAAGG GAATATAACGTGAAGGCCTGCCTGCCTTTGGAGTTCACACAAGAGCAATACAACAGTGAAGACTTAAA gTTGGTGGTGGCGCTCTCTGTCACACTTGTGCTGTTTGTGATCGAGCTAGCTGGGTTCTTTTCAGGAGTGTCAATGTTCAACGGCAGCCAAGGGCTACTAT CAACAGGAGCCCATGCCAGTGGCTCGGTggctcttcttttctttctatttGAACAGTGGGATTGCGCCATCTACTGGTGGATTGTTGCGTTCTGCAG TGCGCTGCCTGCCTTAATGGAGATTGTTCTGTTCATTGGCGTTTTTGGACTGTCGAAGAAGCCATTATGA
- the LOC133500989 gene encoding transmembrane protein 107-like isoform X1, whose protein sequence is MSAISSLIPARFLTIIAHLVIVITIFWTREYNVKACLPLEFTQEQYNSEDLKLVVALSVTLVLFVIELAGFFSGVSMFNGSQGLLSLTVHCSASVSLSFFVFEKWECWTYWIIFALCSALPALMEIVLFIGVFGLSKKPL, encoded by the exons ATGTCGGCCATCAGCAGTCTTATTCCTGCACGGTTCCTGACCATCATTGCCCATCTTGTTATTGTCATCACCATCTTTTGGACAAGG GAATATAACGTGAAGGCCTGCCTGCCTTTGGAGTTCACACAAGAGCAATACAACAGTGAAGACTTAAA gTTGGTGGTGGCGCTCTCTGTCACACTTGTGCTGTTTGTGATCGAGCTAGCTGGGTTCTTTTCAGGAGTGTCAATGTTCAACGGCAGCCAAGGGCTACTAT CACTGACAGTCCACTGCAGCGCATCCGTgtccttgtctttttttgtgtttgagaagtgggagtgctggacatATTGGATTATTTTTGCCCTCTGCAG TGCGCTGCCTGCCTTAATGGAGATTGTTCTGTTCATTGGCGTTTTTGGACTGTCGAAGAAGCCATTATGA